One Gossypium raimondii isolate GPD5lz chromosome 3, ASM2569854v1, whole genome shotgun sequence genomic window carries:
- the LOC105794854 gene encoding nicotianamine aminotransferase 1 — translation MEIEAKRWGFRGKQELNAASASTVRGYLNLLMGNINKDNSSSVIRLGHGDPSHFPSFKTTPAAEDAIVDALRSAKHNCYAPSAGVLPARRAIADYLNRDLPCKLSPDDVYLTSGCTQAIEVVINVLSRPGANILLPRPGFPYYESRSAYNHLEVRHYDLLPEKGWEVDLDAVETIADENTVALVIINPGNPCGNVFSYEQLHKVAETARKLGILVISDEAYDNLAFGSTRYVPMRVLGSTVPVLTLGSISKRWIVPGWRLGWIVASDPNSILKKSGVIDSIAEFLNVSSDPATFIQAAIPQILENTKEDFFSKIISTLRECADICYNRIEEIPSLTCPKKPEGSMFVMVKLNLSMLEDINDDMDFCLKLVEEESVIVLPGIAVGLKNWLRITFAIEPSLLQEGLGRIKGFCQRHAKKQ, via the exons atGGAGATTGAAGCAAAGAGATGGGGTTTCCGTGGAAAGCAAGAGCTGAACGCAGCATCAGCCTCCACTGTGCGAGGATATCTCAACCTATTAATGGGCAACATCAACAAAGATAATAGCTCTTCAGTCATTCGTCTTGGTCATGGCGACCCCTCTCATTTTCCAAGCTTCAAGACTACCCCTGCAGCTGAAGATGCCATTGTTGATGCTCTACGTTCGGCTAAGCATAATTGTTATGCGCCTTCTGCTGGTGTTCTTCCGGCAAGGAG GGCAATTGCAGATTACCTTAACCGTGACCTTCCTTGCAAGTTATCACCGGATGATGTTTATCTCACAAGTGGGTGTACTCAAGCAATAGAAGTAGTAATAAATGTTCTTTCCCGTCCTGGTGCCAATATTTTGCTTCCTAGACCGGGCTTCCCATACTATGAATCTCGTTCTGCTTATAATCATCTGGAAGTACGTCATTATGATCTTCTTCCTGAAAAAGGTTGGGAGGTTGATCTTGATGCTGTAGAGACTATTGCGGATGAGAATACTGTCGCTTTGGTTATTATAAACCCAGGCAACCCTTGTGGAAATGTCTTCAGCTATGAACAGTTGCACAAG GTTGCAGAGACAGCAAGAAAGCTTGGGATTTTGGTTATTTCTGATGAAGCTTACGACAATCTGGCATTTGGAAGCACTCGTTATGTGCCAATGCGAGTGTTGGGGTCAACCGTGCCTGTTCTCACCCTGGGGTCTATATCAAAGAGATGGATCGTTCCAGGATGGCGCCTGGGGTGGATTGTCGCAAGCGATCCCAATAGCATTCTTAAAAAATCTGGG GTAATTGATTCGATCGCAGAATTCCTCAATGTCTCTTCTGATCCGGCTACCTTTATCCAG GCAGCGATTCCTCAAATCCTGGAGAATACAAAGGAAGATTTTTTCTCAAAGATTATCAGCACCCTGAGGGAATGTGCTGATATATGTTACAATAGAATTGAAGAGATACCTTCCTTAACTTGTCCAAAGAAACCGGAAGGATCAATGTTTGTAATG GTGAAGTTGAACCTATCAATGTTGGAAGACATTAATGATGATATGGATTTCTGCCTCAAGTTAGTTGAAGAAGAATCAGTCATTGTTCTACCAG GGATAGCAGTGGGATTGAAGAACTGGCTTCGCATTACTTTTGCTATTGAACCTTCTCTTCTCCAAGAAGGGTTGGGAAGGATAAAAGGCTTTTGCCAAAGGCATGCCAAGAAGCAATAA